GTCAAGAAGATATCTGAGACGACGTTACCATCGGCCTCGATCGCCGCCGCCCGCACCACCTCCGCCGCCAAATGACCGCTTCTCTTGAGGACGGGCCTCATTCACCACAAGTGTCCGCCCACCCAATTCAGTTCCATGGAGCGCCGCGATCGCCTTCTGCGCCTCCTCGGATGTGGCTATTTCGACAAATGCGAACCCTCTTGACTGGCCGGTAAATCGATCCATGATCACTTTTGCAGACTGGACGGTTCCATGTTGTGAGAATAACTCAGTCAATTGCTGTTCTGTCGTGGAATAGGGAAGACTTCC
The Nitrospiraceae bacterium DNA segment above includes these coding regions:
- a CDS encoding RNA-binding protein encodes the protein MGSKLNVGSLPYSTTEQQLTELFSQHGTVQSAKVIMDRFTGQSRGFAFVEIATSEEAQKAIAALHGTELGGRTLVVNEARPQEKRSFGGGGGAGGGDRGRW